From the Prunus dulcis chromosome 4, ALMONDv2, whole genome shotgun sequence genome, one window contains:
- the LOC117625004 gene encoding glucan endo-1,3-beta-glucosidase-like, whose product MDFPTQARTVPKTLMASILLLLVLLMPALQITGAQSVGVCYGRNGNNLPSETEVVDLYKSNGIGRMRIYEPNDPTYQALKGSNIELTVTILKNQLQGLTDAAAATDWVQKNVQAYSPDVKFKYIAVGNEVHPTDPEVQYLLPAIQNIHNAIVAANLQGQIKVSTAIDTTLVDNAYPPSAGKYSDAAKSFITPVINFLASNGAPLLVNVYPYVSYTENPSQIDIAYALFTSQGITTPDGVKYQNLFDALLDAQYSALEKANAPNVEIVVSESGWPSEGSDAATTQNAQTFYQNLINHVKGTTGTPKRPGKAIETYLFAMFDENIKDGAEVERHFGLFSPNKQPKYQLTFG is encoded by the exons ATGGATTTCCCTACACAAGCTAGAACAGTTCCAAAAACTCTTATGGCTTCCATATTGTTGCTACTTGTATTGTTGATGCCTGCCCTGCAAATAACAG GTGCACAATCTGTTGGTGTTTGTTATGGACGAAATGGCAACAATTTACCATCCGAAACAGAAGTTGTTGACTTGTACAAAAGCAATGGCATTGGAAGAATGAGAATTTATGAACCCAATGATCCAACCTATCAAGCCCTTAAAGGTTCCAACATAGAACTCACCGTGACCATCCTCAAAAACCAGCTTCAAGGCCTCActgatgctgctgctgcaacaGATTGGGTCCAAAAGAATGTACAAGCCTACTCGCCTGACGTCAAGTTCAAATACATTGCGGTCGGGAACGAAGTACACCCCACCGATCCAGAGGTCCAGTATCTCCTCCCAGCCATCCAAAACATTCATAATGCAATTGTAGCAGCCAATCTGCAAGGCCAGATCAAAGTCTCAACAGCAATTGACACAACCCTTGTGGACAATGCCTACCCTCCTTCAGCTGGAAAATATAGTGATGCTGCAAAGTCATTCATAACCCCAGTTATCAACTTCCTAGCCAGCAATGGGGCCCCTCTTCTTGTCAATGTGTATCCTTACGTCAGCTACACTGAAAATCCTTCTCAAATAGACATTGCCTATGCCTTATTCACCTCACAAGGGATCACGACACCCGACGGTGTAAAGTACCAAAACCTGTTTGATGCTCTTTTGGATGCTCAGTACTCGGCTCTCGAGAAAGCCAATGCTCCCAACGTGGAGATCGTCGTGTCGGAGAGTGGTTGGCCATCCGAAGGCAGTGATGCCGCAACCACTCAAAATGCACAAACATTCTACCAGAATTTGATCAACCATGTGAAAGGTACTACTGGGACTCCAAAGAGGCCTGGAAAAGCTATAGAAACTTACCTTTTTGCCATGTTTGATGAAAATATCAAGGACGGTGCTGAAGTTGAGAGACACTTCGGTCTTTTCTCCCCCAACAAACAGCCCAAGTACCAACTGACCTTTGGCTAG